Part of the Lucilia cuprina isolate Lc7/37 chromosome 5, ASM2204524v1, whole genome shotgun sequence genome is shown below.
CGCCTAAAAACATTATAGGACTACACGATCCGTTTAGCAGTCCATTGTAATGCAGGCATGGACCATGTTGATTGTTTTTGACAACAACCATGTTGTGGATATTTTACTCCCATAATTTTAGTAAAGGAGTAGTTTTGGGATTAGGCCAAATTTATGAATTACGTTGTCCTCACCTAGGATATCACAACATTAAATGGAACATGTTTTTATAAACTTGGATTAGTTTTCGAACAGTCCCGGTCCTCTGCAGAGTACTTGTTGCTCATGTGTGTGGTAGTAGTCTTAATTTTAGCAGGGGACTAAATTTTGAAGTTAATATAGCTGCTGATGAAATTAAACCGAGGTAAACATGTACTAAATATAATAAGCGAACAAAAAAGAAAGACGAATTTACAAATAGACGTAAAATGACTAGTTGTTTTAGTCTGTCAGTTCAGAGTTTGTGGGTTCGATCATCACCAAAGATTCTAGTAAAGAAATGCCAACAAGCCCGATTGCGGCATTAGTGGATGTacacaaatataataatattattatataaacaaaatgggTTTTGTGAATCatttaatttcactttaaaacataaatgtttagTTAGGAAGATCCCTTTGCACTTTTATATCTCGTTCCTATTTCGATATGATAATGATGACTTAAAGTCTCAAAACCCTGTTGTGATGAAGAATTCTGAATTCTGTCAGCCCTTTGAAAACGTGTCAAGATTTACAAAGTTCTAACAGTTTTGCGAAAATTATGTAATACCCTAAAGTTGAAagtttattgtataaaaaaagtaaaaaaaaaacttcaatttatTACGAAAAGCTTTAAGTGTTAGGGAGCGTTTAAAGAAGAGGAGAAAACAGTTAAGGGAATACATTGAATTCACAATATTAGTAACAATTTAGTTGGAAAACTGGCTACAGAGGAGGTAGAGGGGTTTAGTTGAAAACTAAAAAGGCAATCGTCTCATACCTGTTGAGGTTGATGTTGCAAATATTCGCGCACAACAGGAGCAACATAaccttgttgttgctgttgttgagaAGCACGAatctataacaacaaaattatttaaaagtacaacaaaaatattttataaaaattcatattttttaaaaaccattGAAAAAACATTCTCTTCAACACCTACTTGTTCCTGTACATTATCCTTGACACGCAATTGTTGACCAGGTGAtacatattgttgttgtgtttgttcTGAATTCTGCTCATAGATGGGAGTTGCATCATTCGAAGGAGCTGCACCAGTTTGTTGTTGCAGCTGTTGGTAGTATTGGCGCAAGTAAGCTGGATCaatttgttgatgttgttgcccAAGCGAATGACCAATTAAGGCCAATGAAAAAATTATCACAAATGAAcgcatgatttttttttaaatatttatttttctgttttcgtTTGAAATGTGTTTAttcttttcagatttttttaattttatttaattaattagccTGGTATTATTTagctattttaaaatgtttgatatttttttttggccaAAATGTTATTTCATCACTTGTTGCCAAAtacaattcacaaaaaaaattaagttacaCTCTCACACACACTCGTCGATCGCACAATATcgcttacacacacacacttgatCGCGTTTAACTGTAAACCGTAGATTACGTCCTCGTTAAATGCGGTAACAAAAGTATCTGCACATAACGTTACTGCATCATGAGCTTTTATAGTTGCACCTACAAACAATTATTAACTTGGCTTAAAGTTTCAATTCAAACTGTCTGTTTCAGATACTCCCCTCTCGTGCCCCCTCGACAAACCCCTTCGCTTGGCCACTTTTAAAGAGATCACCCGAAAATACAAACCAAAACGAACAACGAATAGAAGACATTCAAATatcaaacaacaacatatatacaaacaaacatagaGATAAATACATGTTGGTTGGTAGGTTTGTTGGTAAAGTAcgaatcttttattttttagatacaaagatacaatatacaacttaacTACAGTTATACATAGAAATGTAACAATGTAGTTGTTGTAGTACCACTGTCATGCGCAGAGTTGTTTGaggagttttttttaaatggttaATTGTTAACggttaaaataatgtttaaactgCTAATACCCGTTATTCGTATTCATACTCATGCCTGTTTGTCCGCCTGATTGATACTCTTACTCTCACTTTCAATGTTGTAAATTGTTGTTGCTTGCCTTAGTAcaagtacataaatattttgaaaatgtttttcttgtcttttttttaagacCCACTAAATATTCCCCTATTCAGGTGAcgcttttttgtaaccggttcagtaaaaattttttgtctatttttgttttataacagaTAAAAGAgagcaataattttcttttccacTCTTTGTTGcaaatttgcaaaaagaaaaaggtTTAACTTTTATGGCAAGAGTTGccagaattttaattttattactagGATTTATCTAGCTTAAATGTTGTTTAAACaagtatttgtttgtaatttaaacTCGTTGtatgttatttaatattgttaattaTGCTGAGCACGAAGTTTGCAAATTCTCTTTTGATTGATCAAATGCAAAATTCGGTTAATTCGATTAATTAGGTTAATTTCATTACACATCAATTGTTTTCTTCCATTTTGTTTGTACTATAAGTAGGTTTatataaattatcaaaaatttatttacaatcccttttacttacatattttatataatttcggAGTGTGTTATGACTAGACAATATGAATTCCTTTATAATTTCCTCGGTCCCAAAccctaaatatttttcattcgtTTTTTTCTGCAGAACTTTgactttatagttttatttttctttcctaTTGATTTGTTCAAATTACTTAAGGTAGTAGAATTTGATTTTACGtatttttgaccttgaacaatCTACAGTAAGTCAAGGTATGtacaatacattttttacaatttccgtCGATTACATTTAATAGGACATTAAATGACGTCTTATTGGTCCCATTACTGATTCTTTAAGGGTGAAAcaggttttaatttaaaatataatataaagtgGTACTATTACTTTAACATCATGACCTCTTAAAAGGTGGTGAAATAACACAgttatacatatgcatgtatgtacgcAATACCGGCCTGCAATTTATATTATGAAATTATATGTTGGATTGGGCAGTTCCTTCATCAATTTACCATTGCTTgcaatttttatactaaatatgTAACTAAAGAGACgtaaacaaattttgcaaaattcagAAATGAAATTGGCACACTAACCTAGCTAAAAGAATTTCGTcataaataaattcctaaaaattttaaaaattcagtattaaaaatgtaaacaaatcacCACtatgatttgttatttttaatataaattaacaaatactAAAATTCCAGTTAACCAGTTTCAAATCCCTATATTATCCTATAAATCTATGTGTGTGTCGAAAATAATATATGgtcattttccttttttttaatttgcatgtTGTTTAtggaaattgttttttaaaaacacacttaaaaatttatttcaaaccgttagtaaaaaatttatttatacctCCATATCAGGGTTGGGAAAGTTAGTATATTATGGTATTGCAAAGTGGGCGTTAGTAATAAAGAGATATTTgatattaactaattaactctaactaactaactaactaactaactaactaactatctatatatctatctatctatctatctatctatctatctatctatctatctatctatctatctatctatctatctatctatctatctatctatctatctatctatctatctatctatctatctatctatcaatctatctgtatgtctgtctgtctgtctgtctgtctatctatctatctatctatacatctatccatctatctatctatctatctatctatctatctatctatctgtctgtctgtatgtctgtctgtctgtctgtctgtctgtctgtctgtctgtctgtctgtctgtctgtctgtctgtctgtctacctatctaactactaactactaactaacgaactaatgaactaactaactaacttactaaaaagtaactaactagttaactaattaactaactaactaactaactaactaataaattagctaactaaataactatcttactaaaaaactaactaattaattaactaacttactaactaactaaatacctaattaacaaattaactaactaactcccAAGTCAACACATTGTCCTTTCCTctaaatattttccaacaattttGTATCCTGCATAGTATAATTCCTCAATTATGATTTCCATTCCTGATTCAAGTGTAGAATGTAAGTGTGTCTGTTTGCTTAAACTCTCATATGTAGGTTACTAACTGTAATTGATATTTCGAATGTttcaatttttagttttgttgattttattgcatctttgttttttttttttattttttcaaatttattttaagtcaACCACATTAGTTTGACCCAAATTCGATTCAATGATACTTTGTCTGTCTGAAGTTATAGAACACTACTACTTTACATTGCAATTGCATTGCAATTGCAGTTTATATACTTACGCATGCGCAACTTGGAGTTTGAAACGAATGTATTTGCACCAACACCTAACAGACGAAGATATTTAATactataaatatgtaattaaaatagcaatatacatatttatgtaaatataaaggTTTTATGTTAATGTATTGATATATAAGTTTACAGTTCTTTTTGCGTTAGTCATCATTTGTAGGGTTTTGAATTTGGTTTAACTGTTATGTTtctttgttggtattttttttttttttgtttattttattattgtctaAGATCATGTGCAATATCCATTTAATTGATATTTGATGCTTTTCATTTACCTAAATTGCGGTCTACGTGATCTTATATATCAAATATATACACATCTGTtcgtacatgtatgtatgtatgtatgtatgtatgtatgtatgtatgtatgtatgtatgtatgtatgtatgtatgtatgtatgtatgtacataataggtatatatagatagatacattTTTATGcacatactttaaaaaaatgtatgtatcttatgtgtaaaaaaatataaacagattacttaaccaaaatttaactacatcatttaattatattttttttcttttacacgtTATGCCttcgtttttttattaacacaatACCTTTACAATTACTTTAACGAGTACaaattatgaatgtatgttGTATCTGTATCTATAAGtttgttattatgttttttattgttacaattcttttattattcaaatacaATAAAGTATTTGTGGGTTGTGACCTTTGTGATctattaacacatttttttcagttaaaCCTAAACCCAATTTTTGCTCAATTTTACATAATTAGTtttgaatagtaaaaaaaatatttctaaatttttataaaaattaataaaatgaccTACTCTTAGATGATATGTATACTAACTAAGTAAAAGgatcttttaatttttacagaaaaaattttcaaactcaTTTGTATAACGTTTAAACAagttcaaaaaactttttaattaaaatattccatttccataaaatttatcaataaatgttGCTCTAGAAACTTTGATTAATTAACTTGACGGACAtccatgcaaaatttttaaattattaaataatacatatatgtaattctttataaacaattgttttaaaatccgtaggattatattgtttttaaatgttttttttttttataaacaattgttttaaaatccgtaggattgtattgtttttaaatgtttaatgtttttttttaactcccGATAAGTGAAAGTAACTGTCATGTTATACTTATTCATAAAACTGGTAAATAACACACCCtgatttaattatttcattttgaatttaaaatttaaatgtggaCATTGATATGTATTTTGGTTTTGGCTTTACACACATTATTTCGAATGTACATAATGCcaatttgtatgtaaaataagcataaatttctttatcttTTGTGCGACCTTGAACTCCCAATTCTATACAGTGAGAGATTGAAAATACGCTTAACAGAGATCTCAAAGCATACAACTTCAAGCTCTTGTCCAGCAATGCACATAATACATAGATCATAAAttgtcatatttttatataaaattgcttTGGTTTTTGGTCCGAAAAGATGCCCTTTTGATCAGATAATCAACTTATTTGCTCCAAGAGTTTCTAGCACAAGGCCCACTCCTTATAACTTCCACTTATACATAATACCGataataaaaactttgaaaaagttTAGTACGGATATTAGCTTATAAGAGGATTCAAAAATTCAGATAGTACTAAGAATGACAATTATTTTGACTccttctaaataaaatatttacgatattttttattagataTGGCTTTCTGGAAGTATTCGCATCGTTTGCCAATTTAGATTACTGTATGAACCATACTATTTCAGACTGTTTCCTTTTTATCACAAATATGTCAAAGGTTCTGTGGAATACTTATATAGTTGACTTTCTGATATCTTTCCAgacatttaataacattttctctTAAGCCGAATGCTTTGACGCGTTCATGTCAAAGCATTATGCGCTTTTTATACCTACTTCGCATACTACGCTTCAAGTTGCATGCTAcactttaaaagcttaaattttttgttttatttttaaacaacttcgcgtttttctacaacttttattaatttcttcatCATTAAACTCAAACTcgcattaaataaagaatataaaatgtcaaaatcagctgacatgttcgtgcgccgcttgtgacgcttatCAAAGTAGAATGTAGATTTActttaagacctggttcacactgggaaacttttgttgggaaacttttgattttgtatgtgagagaaagagatggttgatatttctttcactttctctcacacacaaaaatcaaaagcttCCCAAAAAAACgcttcctagtgtgaaccaggtctaagcattctacgcgtcaaggaattctacgcttttgtgcttgtaactttcagcatataaatacattaattctacttttttgacaaacgcatagaatgcgagaaagcgtggtgtggacctccagctttaaggaaaattaaatattcagaCCCTACACATACCACTTGAGATTCATAAAGCAATAGTCTTATTATGCTGTTGTTGTAAAAGTTCGACTGTgaccgatagttctttcctggagAGAAAATGTATAAGTATGACTTAGGTCGTTCCGGTGCGTGGGATCATTATAGTTCctcaatatttttgctaatacTACTGAGGTCCTTGTTCATAATAAAGCAAAAGTAACTTCTCCGAATAGAAAATTATCAAGTCATTTAAGATTGATTTagaaagtttataaataaaaatccaaaaatattgaaaataataacaactattTATCCTCTCAAATAAATATCAGACCATATATagagttgtagttttttttattattaatttagttaaaattattataatgatttaaatatttattacacaggtgttataacagtttttgttgttttaattgtgGATATTGTTCATTTATtccaaattaatgtttttttatttaataaaatcgtgAACTAtgggttttatttttcttttacgaatcgaatttttcttttatgtatttttttttagtaaatttttcattttgtaaagatgttaaattaaaaaatagtaaatatataataatagagagagtttttttattaattaaataattaatattgtgaTGTACCCAAAACACTATACATCAAACGGTTGAAGGATCCACTTTGACGAATGGTTTCATCGGTTGTGTTTACCAcctatgaaaaaaagaaaagaaagaagaGTAAATAATTTAGTCAAAGATTTCTTTGATGTATGATTTGAATTGAaatgattttgaaatatttgataaCATTTctcattaaatttcttttgtaattattttaagtaGGAGGttttataaatatgattttctttaataaaatttcttttaatagttTCAAAATAATgacgtagttttttttttctatacttaCATTGTACGACGGACCGGAAATGGGCGCTGATTGTTGTACTGGTTTCTATAGAATCgaagaaatattgaaattaatatttattatttatttaaaatattattatatgatAAACATCATatgaatagtttttcttttgctttaatgatacaaataaattgtttagttttacttttaaataaatcaaatgcatttaaattaattaataattttttaacaaaaatttgatgtatgtttagtttttgttttatgtacatatatacacaatAATGAGTATTAGTTAATGTATGATTAATGTTAATTGTTAATCATTTTTAGAGGCTTTTTCAATGGCTACACATTAAGCTATACTTGGGTTAATAAAGATCaaacttaaatacataattaataaaatttttataaatacaagatacaatattaatacatatttttaccaaattagTATTAACAACTATAGTTCCTAAAATGcgggcaatttttttttactacaaaacaaaatttaaacaaaaaaaattacacaatttacaataatttacaGCTGAGGCATTtaagtaagaaaacaaaaaaatagtaagaaagagagagagatacATAGAAAGAGATAATGATTGAACAAACAGTGATTGACAGGACATAATCAAACTGACATATTTTTTTGAGCTGACGTAACGATAAGTGATTGATATTGATTTGATATGACGAGAGAGAGAGCGAACGAGCGATAATATTGTGTATGTGTAAGAAGAGACAGTGATATTTACTGCTGGTAGTCAATCACTAACTTCTCTGATCTTACCTTTCCTGGAACCATTCTATTGGGATGGAAAACCTTTGGTTGCACTGGAACTGTTACTTCTTCAGTGAAATTAGCATTGCCATAACCCTCCTCTTGAATGGCTCTATAGGTTTCACTCCTGGATGGATCATAGACAACTGTTTTCTTGTAACTGTATCGTAACATGACGTAACGTAATGTGTTGATAGTGATATTTTGTTTtgggttgttgttgttatagttgtttattattaatttattagtgCAGcatataattgttgttgttcattagACGTCATCAAATCATTCGGTTTTCATCATTGATTTTGCACCATTTgagattttggttttatttgattatagatttagattatatttatatatattttttgtttggacgagtagagatttatttttattttagagcGTAGAGTGAGAAGAGAGAAAAAACAGGATGTGCACAAAATAAGTtagaattagttttaaaaaaatgtttttggtaAATTTGCAAAACAACTCAAATGacagtttaaatgaaaaatttccaattcaatcttaatttaaagaattaatttCATTAAGAAGGGTGTTAGAACTGCTACATTAgcgataaataataaaaaaagaaaagtttctaGCTAAACATTAGTGGACAAGCGTGACagataattttagaaatttttattgaaaaggaaataattttaagttttaagattttctaaTACAAATTGTTAGCCACATAAGcgtttcattatttgtttttgcttttaatttaatCATCATTAGCTTAgggaaaacaaatatttagttgGGGGTCTCTTGGTGGGAAAAATTGTGGATCAATAGGGTAATTGTAGGGTTTAGAATAGTGTTGGGTTtggaataaatttcttttagcattattttcaaagattttttgtaaaatcaaattgaaaatttcggttttttgctctagttttttattattctcaATGATGATATAGTTGTTCCAGCTGTTTTTGTCGCTGTtcacgttgttgttgttcttgtagttctttctgtttttgttgctccagtattttatatttttgttccaGGAAAGATAGATCGATGAAAATTCTAATATTAATCGTGCAGCTAATTCTTCTTAACACTACTTGTCTTTAAAActaacttttatttgttttaatattatagatatAAATAGTTAcgtttttaaaacgtttttgttttatcgttttattttgggaatgtttaaaaattgtttttaaattgtaataaattttgtttattgggTTGCAGTGTTAATTTTCAGTAACAAAATAACAGAGTTgatcttaaaaacaaaatcaaccaccaaaacaaaagtaaaacgGAAGTATGCTCGTTTTTTACGTGAATGTGAAGATAACAACAGAGTTTCATTGAGTTAATAATTAAACTTGAAACAAATGGAATTGAAATAattccttttttgttgtttatctttacattaaaattaaaaaattatttagcatttgaaaataaaaattaatttcatttacaccaaaataaaaactagatatttttgtaaaacaaatgaaatatttttataaatcccTTTAATACACTTTACtttattattcttaaaaaatgtttttgtttttttttttttaagttgtgtGAATAAGCAAATGATCTGtttgtttttagcaaaataaagagATCACTATATCAATAtcaaatataagtaaaatattactttttttcatattcatttgttttttaaaaaatctgatATGTTTggtaaaaccaaagaaaaatttatgatttttaaaatagaagaaataatgtttaaaatactagTTCTTCATTGgtgtaatttttatacaaaaaatattatatattttaatttcaaatgctGTGTAATCAAAGagcatatattttcattaatattttaaaaagttaaaaaatttgtttttttaataagtgttaataaaatattaaaaatcatattaatattattaaaaaaatattaaatttaaataaaaactaataatcaatagacaaaaacataaaactggttttcaaaaatacaaaatccGTAACGCTGTGTACTTgtagttttttaagaaaaaaaaagaacacaagaaaaactacaaatttgtctataaaaaggaatttttaacaaaaaattattaaaaaatactacagacaacaaaaaacataatattatataaaataattaaaacaaaaactactagGAACACAACATACAATTTGTTTACAATAGCAAGATTTGAAAACAATTactgtttttttcaaataaatttactcCATCGGtgtaaacaaagaaatatatgtTTGGATAAAAGGAATATATCAAAATTGTGTAGAATATTTGTGTagttaattgtattttatggaaaaagttaCAAAAGCAAGCAATAGTTAAAATAAACAGATTTACTATATGGAATAGAACACAATTTTTCTAGAGTTTACAAAGAAATCTAAATACCAACTACTAAATTTAGAACATATCTTAGATATGATATAATAATGATCAGCAggatcaaaaaaaatctaatttaaaaatgatttgtgaagaaaaaaagaaatacttaaatatatttgtttttaactcaTTTTTACCGGTCAAGTTTTGTTGGCAAAGGACGATGCAAAGCACTCTTCCATATTGCATTATTGACACTACAACAAATAATATAGAGtcgacaaaaatatatatagagaaTATCacatcaatttatatataaaacacattTGGTTTAATTGgttttgaattattttgtttgtttttaaagggTTTACGGTTGAACGTGCATTTATATAGAAAGAACACAGCATATCTCACaataatcatattaaaaaaCGTTGATATCGTtggaatttccaaaaaaaagtaaataaatagattattcatattaaaagaTTAGTAAAAATtacatagattttttataattttgtttatttggcaGTGTAGCTTGTGGTTTAAGTGTAGCCTTTGctaattttgtttagaaaccTAATTTGCtgttaattcaaaatttagtataatttgtttgtgttttagtGTAAATCTTCAACggttttgtattaatttaagcgcaaatgcttaatttcagttttagcaatttgttttatttttttcttttcatacgtTATAAATTAAACGgagctttttattattattatttttttgtagtttaactACATTATATTTCATATTAGTAAATATATGTGTAAGgggatttataataaaaatcaagataCTTACGGAACTGTTTGGCGGATGGTGCTTTCAATGTTGTTATCAGAGTACAAGCCAATGGGAGAGTTGAATTGTTTGTGGAaaaccttaaaatttttaaaagatttaacaaatatttcgaaaattagTCTTTAAAACCTACTTTGCCAGAATCAGCATCTTGGCCAACAACTCTGTGCAACATGGTATCGGCAACACGTTGCTTCATTACACTATCATGGTAATCATGATGGGGATGGGCACGTACAGCTGGGTTAGGGTAGTGTCTCAAATAGGATTCTGTGGTGGGAGCATCTTTTTTCACTTTAGCACCGGGCAAAACCAGTGGAGTTGTTCGGTAAggctaaaaatatttcaaataaaagtaaccaaattaatttaactcttttttgttatgtattacgtctaaatgttttatttcaaattgtttattttttaaattcttttgttgttgtttatatgtatttaatgaattatttttatataactatCTGTTTATATGTTTGAGTCTGCAATGTGTGCGAACTGTGTGTCTTATATGCTAATCAATATATTAAACGTATGGCCCCTATTTCTACTACTCATCTACATCTATATagatgtttaaatataaaaataaatttctcgcTGAATACGTCCAGACTCATGAAAAATCGAGAACATTTGGCAgaagaaaatggaaaatatatatttatatacaaacaataataagtagatt
Proteins encoded:
- the LOC111680732 gene encoding uncharacterized protein LOC111680732 isoform X8 translates to MEYVQFKNGSPHYYREQPDLNECIQYQPYRTTPLVLPGAKVKKDAPTTESYLRHYPNPAVRAHPHHDYHDSVMKQRVADTMLHRVVGQDADSGKVFHKQFNSPIGLYSDNNIESTIRQTVPIFIDLSFLEQKYKILEQQKQKELQEQQQREQRQKQLEQLYHH
- the LOC111680732 gene encoding uncharacterized protein LOC111680732 isoform X6, giving the protein MEYVQFKNGSPHYYREQPDLNECIQYQPYRTTPLVLPGAKVKKDAPTTESYLRHYPNPAVRAHPHHDYHDSVMKQRVADTMLHRVVGQDADSGKVFHKQFNSPIGLYSDNNIESTIRQTVPVNNAIWKSALHRPLPTKLDRYKKTVVYDPSRSETYRAIQEEGYGNANFTEEVTVPVQPKVFHPNRMVPGKKPVQQSAPISGPSYNVVNTTDETIRQSGSFNRLMYSVLGTSQY
- the LOC111680732 gene encoding uncharacterized protein LOC111680732 isoform X1: MSPKLHEFAVVLKRDGQNTPWGIRLVGGNDLDTPLIITRVQVGSPAFGEVLRGDIISKIRDYDARDVSHADAQMLFRTAGNEINLVVHRDNKIAYTQGLSGDSSRSESALLSTSPEQYPHRAPSPFLPGPGQYERALQVPVDTLPHTVFPKLNASGGYVPPPENSTFTPMPTRDHQQDVAEEQAAIVNQPYRTTPLVLPGAKVKKDAPTTESYLRHYPNPAVRAHPHHDYHDSVMKQRVADTMLHRVVGQDADSGKVFHKQFNSPIGLYSDNNIESTIRQTVPVNNAIWKSALHRPLPTKLDRYKKTVVYDPSRSETYRAIQEEGYGNANFTEEVTVPVQPKVFHPNRMVPGKKPVQQSAPISGPSYNVVNTTDETIRQSGSFNRLMYSVLGTSQY
- the LOC111680732 gene encoding LIM domain-binding protein 3 isoform X2, which produces MSPKLHEFAVVLKRDGQNTPWGIRLVGGNDLDTPLIITRVQVGSPAFGEVLRGDIISKIRDYDARDVSHADAQMLFRTAGNEINLVVHRDNKIAYTQGLSGDSSRSESALLSTSPEQYPHRAPSPFLPGPGQYERALQVPVDTLPHTVFPKLNASGGYVPPPENSTFTPMPTRDHQQDVAEEQAAIVNQPYRTTPLVLPGAKVKKDAPTTESYLRHYPNPAVRAHPHHDYHDSVMKQRVADTMLHRVVGQDADSGKVFHKQFNSPIGLYSDNNIESTIRQTVPYKKTVVYDPSRSETYRAIQEEGYGNANFTEEVTVPVQPKVFHPNRMVPGKKPVQQSAPISGPSYNVVNTTDETIRQSGSFNRLMYSVLGTSQY
- the LOC111680732 gene encoding uncharacterized protein LOC111680732 isoform X7, whose translation is MEYVQFKNGSPHYYREQPDLNECIQYQPYRTTPLVLPGAKVKKDAPTTESYLRHYPNPAVRAHPHHDYHDSVMKQRVADTMLHRVVGQDADSGKVFHKQFNSPIGLYSDNNIESTIRQTVPYKKTVVYDPSRSETYRAIQEEGYGNANFTEEVTVPVQPKVFHPNRMVPGKKPVQQSAPISGPSYNVVNTTDETIRQSGSFNRLMYSVLGTSQY
- the LOC111680732 gene encoding uncharacterized protein LOC111680732 isoform X9; translated protein: MEYVQFKNGSPHYYREQPDLNECIQYQPYRTTPLVLPGAKVKKDAPTTESYLRHYPNPAVRAHPHHDYHDSVMKQRVADTMLHRVVGQDADSGKVFHKQFNSPIGLYSDNNIESTIRQTVPNQYNNQRPFPVRRTM